The region GACACACTCGCCGCGTTCGCGGTGGGGCTCTTGCCGTTCTCCCTCTATCTCTTCGCGCTGCGTGCGTTCACCTCGCGCCTCGACACGCGCACTCCCTTCTTGATCAACTGCGCCGAGAACGCGGTAAACGTCGCGTTGGCGTTCCCGCTCTACGCGTGGCTCGGTATCCCGGGCTTGGCCTTGGCGTTCTCTCTCGCGTACTTCGTCGGCGCGGGCATCGTGCTGGGCGTGCTTCACCGCGACCTCCATGGAATCGACGGACGCCGCCTCGCGTCCACGGGCGTGCGGGTGGTGGTCGCGGCACTCGCGGTCGCGGGCGTCACGTGGGCGATCGCCCACGGGATCGGCTCGTCCACGACCGGCGAGGCGATCCTGGCCACCGTGGCCGGAGCTGTCGCCGGTACCGCTCTGTACCTCGGCCTCTGCCGGGTGCTGAAGGTCGAGGAGCTCAAAGTGCTCGCGGCGCTGACCCCCCGACGCGCCCGCGCCGGCGCGCGCGTGTAACGATCGCGCCATGGGTATTCGCGTGGTCACCGACAGCGCCTGCGACCTGCCGTCGCCACTCGTGGAGGCGCTCGGAATCGAGGTCGTCCCGCTCACGATCCGCTTCGGCGACGAGGAGTTCGTCGACCAGGTCGAGCTGAGCGCGGCCGACTTCTGGGACCGCGTCGAACACTTCGACGGGTTACCCGAGACGGCTGCTCCCTCGCCCGGCGCGTTCGAGCAGCACTACCGCCACCTCATGGAACGGGGTGCCACCGGCATCGTGTGCATCAACCTCTCGTCGCACCTCTCGGGCACCATGCAGTCGGCCCAGGTTGCCGCGGCCGCGGTCGGCGCCGAGTGTCCGGTGCAGGTGATCGACTCGCAGAGCGCGTCGATGGGGCAGGGCAACTTGTGCCTCACCGCTGCTCGCCGCGCGGCCGACGGCGATTCGCTGGAATCGATCGTCGCGGAGGTAGTCGATCGTCGCGACCGCACCAGGCTGTACGCGACGCTCGATACGCTCGAGCACATCCGCAAGAGCGGTCGGATCGGAAACGCGCGCGCGCTGCTCGGCTCGATGTTGTCGATCAAGCCCGTCATCGAGATCCGCGAGGGCATTGTGGAGGAGGTCCAGAAGGTGCGCACGCGCTCGAAGGCGCTCCGCGCGCTCGCAGCCAAAGCCGGCGAGGGCAAGATCGAGCACCTTGCCGTCCTCCACGGCAACGCGCCGGACCTCGAGGAGTTTCTCGACCTCCTCGATCCGATCTTCCCGCGTGACGAGATCATCACCGGCGTCGTCGGTCCGGTGATCGGCACGCATGCCGGCCCGCGAGTGATCGGCGTGAGCTTCCAGGTGGTGCTCTGACCACTCCGGGGCGAGTGCTCGGTGGGCGCTACCACCTCGTCGAGCCGCTCGCGCGCGGCGGCATGGCAGCGGTGTGGATCGCAGACGATCCGGTGTTGTCGCGTCGCGTCGCGGTGAAGATCCTGCGCGATGATCTCGCGGCGGACGAGGGCACGCGTGCGCGGTTCCGGCACGAGGCGATCTCGGCGGCGCGCCTCAACCACCCTAATGTCGTCGCCACCTACGACACCGGTGACGACGGCGGCACCGCGTACATCGTGATGGAACTGATCGACGGGCCCACCGTGCGACAACTGCTCCGCGAGCAGGGCCGGCTCCCGATCCGTGAAGCGATCCGCATCGGCGTGCAAGTGGCCGACGCGCTCGAAGCCGCTCACCGCGCCGGGATCGTGCACCGTGACGTCAAGCCTCCCAATGTGCTGGTGCCGCCGGCCGGGCCTGTGAAGGTTGCGGACTTCGGCATCGCCAAGGCGACGGGCGCCGACGACCTCACGCGCACCGGCACCGTGATGGGCACCGCGCGCTACCTGGCGCCGGAGCAGGTGAACGGGAAGCCGACCGACGCGCGCACCGACGTGTACGGCCTGGGCCTCCTGCTCTACGAGATGCTCTGCGGGCGTCCGCCCTTCGGCGGCGCCACCGACGTGGCCACTGCGATGGCACGGCTCACAATGTCCGCGCCGTCGATCCGAGCGCAACGCTCCAACGTGCCCCAGTCGCTCGACGACGTCGTGCACCGGTGCCTCGCGCGCGATCCCGCGCGGCGCTTTGCCTCGGCCGGCGACGCTCGCGCCGCGCTCGCCGCGGTACGACCCGATCCGAGGCCCGCTCTCCGTTCAGGCACGGAGCCGGCACCACGACCGACTCCCCGCCCGCCGAGGGCGGTACCAACTCCCCGTTCAGGCACGAAGTCGGCCGCGAGGCGACGGAGCGGGGTCACCTGGGTCTGGGTTGTCATCGTGTTCCTCCTCGCGATCGCCATCGCCGTGACCGCGTTCCTCGTGCTGCGCGACGACGAGCGCGGCACGAGCTCGACCTCGCCCGCTCCCCGTTCAGGCACGGAGCCGGCGCCCCGTTCAGCCACGGAGCCGGCTTGGCACGTCGACATCACCGTCACCATCACCGGGGCGAAGCTTGCGTGACGACGATGCCGACCTTGCCGCGCGCGCTTCCCGTGGTGACCGCCGCGCATTGGAGACACTGCTCGACCGGCACGCCGATCGCGTGCACGCGCTGTGCCGACGCGTGCTCGCACACCCCGAGGACGCCCTCGACGCAACGCAGGAAGCGATGATCGCGATCGCCCGGGGCATCACGCGTTTCGACGGACGCTCGGCGTTCACGACCTGGCTGTACCGCGTCGCGACGAACGCCGCTCTCGACGAGCTGCGGCGCAAACGACGCCGGCCGGACCCCGTCGACGTCAGCGCCCTGGATCACGCGGTGCCCGGGCCCGCGCTCGACAGCTCGGTGAGCGACCGGGTCGACGTCGACACCGCCCTCGCCACCATCCCCAGCGAGTTCCGGGTTGCGGTCGTGCTGCGCGACCTGTGCGACCTCGACTACGCGGAGATCGCCGAGGCGCTCGGCATCCCACCGGGCACCGTGCGCTCGCGGATCGCGCGCGGCCGGACGCTGCTTGCCACCGCGCTCGGGAACCCCGAAGCCCCCTCCGGACGTCTGAGTACTGATGGCTGACAACGGCGACGCGCGAGACGAGCGCCTCTCCGGGCTGCTCGAGGTCGAGCCGCTCGACGAGCTCACGCGCCGGCGGCTGGTAACCACCGCGGTGCGCGCGTCCGCGCCGCCAGCGCGTAGTAGTTCTCGTCGTCTGGTCGTCGCCGCCGCGATCGGCGGCGTGGTGATCGCGGCGGGCGTCGGCTATCTCGTGTCGCGCGACAGCGACAGCGCCACACCAACCGCGAGCCGCGAGAACGCAGACACTGCGAGTGGATCCGAGAAGGGAACGTCGACCGCAACGCCGTCATCGGCGCCGGCTTCGCTCACTCCGCAATCCGAGCAGGGCGCGCTCGACGACGCCGCGCCTGCTCCCCGTTCAAGCACTGAGCCGACGCCACGCGATGCGGGCGACTTCGGCGACCTCCGCGTCGTCGCCAACGTCGACCGGCTCCGCACCGCGCTCGCGCGATCTGATCGTGCCGCCGCCTCGCCACGCGAACCACCGTCCGATCGGGTCACGTCGCTCCTGGCACAACTCCGCACACGGTCGTGTGCGAGTGAGCTGCCTGCCGGCACCGTCGTCGCCATCGCCGCCGGGCGCTTCGGCACACGCGATGCGATCGTGGTGCAGACCGAGCTCCCCGACGGCACTCGATCGATCGACGCCATCGTCGCCCACCCGTGCGAGGTCCGCCCGCTCGACTGAGGACTCGCGGGTACGCTCGGGCACCCGAAACGAGCCCGAATCGAACGAGCCCCGATTCGAACGAGCCCCATTCGAACGAGCCCCATTCGAACGAGCAAGGAGCACGGCCGTGGCCGACTGGACAACCGACGCGGTCGACGCGCTCGAGCACGCCGTCGGCCTGGTTCGCGACAAGACCGTCGTCCCCGCCCAGAAGGCGTCTCGTGCCGTCGTCTTCGGGTTCCTCGTCGCATTCTTCGTGCTGGTCGCGGTGTTCATGCTCGCGATAGCGCTATTCCGGGTGCTCGTGATCCTCACCGGCGAGGTCTGGCTCGCGTACCTCATCCTCGGCGGAATCTTCGTGATCGGCGGGATGTTCTGCTGGACACTGCGCACCAGCAAGGCGAAGGACACGAATGCCTGAAACGCACGAACTCGTCATCGTCGGCTCGGGCCCGGCTGGTCTCACCGCGGCGGTCTACGCGGGCCGGGCGAATCTTGCGCCGATCGTGATCGAGGGCATCGGCGCCGGCGGCCAGCTCATGCTCACCACCGACGTCGAGAACTACCCGGGGTTCCCCGACGGCATCCTCGGCCCCGAGCTCATGATGAAGTTCCGCGAGCAGGCAGAACGCTTCGGCGCTGAGTTCGTCACCGCCGATGTCGACCGCGTCGACCTCTCGTCCGCACCGTTCGGCGTGTGGGTCGGCGAGCGCGAGTACCGCTCACGCGCGCTCATCGTCAGCAGCGGCGCGACCGCGCGCATGCTGGGGCTTCCCAACGAGCAACGCCTGTTGGGCCACGGCGTGTCCACGTGCGCGACGTGTGACGGCTTCTTCTTCCGAGAGAAGCCGATCGCGGTCGTGGGTGGCGGCGACTCGGCAATCGAAGAGGCGCTGTTCCTCACGAAGTTCGCCACGAAGGTCACCATCGTCCACCGGCGCGACGAGTTGCGCGCGTCGAAGATCATGCAAGACCGCGCGTTTGCGAACCCGAAGATCGAGTTCGCGTGGAACGCCGTCGTCGACGATGTTCTCGGGGACAGGTCGGTCGAGTCGTTGCGCATGCGCGACACCGTGACCGGCGCGCAGTCGGACCTCGACGTGCAAGGACTCTTTGTCGCGATCGGTCACGATCCCACGACCGCGCTCTTCCGCGGCCAACTCGATCTCGACGACGACGGGTACATCGTCACCGCGGCCGACTCCACGCGCACGTCGGTCAAGGGTGTGTTCGCGTGCGGCGATGTGCAAGACCGCGTCTACCGGCAGGCGATCACCGCGGCCGGAAGCGGCTGCATGGCCGCAATGGAGACGGAACGCTGGCTCGGCGAACACGCCCACGCGGCGCACTGACCCGCTCGCCTCGCGGGAATGTCCGGCAGGGCCGGGCCGTTCCCCTCACCGGACCGGTCGGTAGACTCGACCGACCGAATGAAAGGACCTTCCGTGGCCGAGGACATCGTCATTCTCTCCGATTCGACCTTCGACGAGACCGTCGGCGGCTCCGAGACGCCCGTTCTCGTCGACTTCTGGGCCGAATGGTGCGGACCGTGCAAGATGGTCGCTCCCACGCTCGTGGAGATCGCGGGTGAGCAGCGCGGGAAGCTCACGGTCGCCAAGCTCAACGTCGACGACAACCCCGATATCGCGCGCCGCTACGAGGTCATGAGCATCCCCACGTTGCTCGTCTTCAAGGACGGCCAGCCGGCGAAGCGCATCGTGGGCGCGAAGGGCAAAGGCGCGCTCCTTCAGGACCTCGCCGAGTTCATCGCTTGAGCGATCCGGCCGTGCTCCGGTCGGGCGGCAGCGGTGAGGCGGTCCGGGATCTTCAACGGCGCCTGCTCGCGCTCGGTCACCAGTTGCCACCCGAAGAGCTCGGGAGCTTCGGCCCCGCGACCGAGCGCGAGCTGCGCCGGTTCCAGGAGCGACGCTCGCTGCGGAGCGACGGCATCTGCGGACGTGAGACCTGGACTGCGCTCGTCGAGAGCGGGTTTCAACTCGGCGATCGCATGCTCTACGTCCGGCGCCCGATGCTGCGCGGCGACGACGTCTCGGAACTCCAGCGGCGTCTCAACATGCTCGGCTTCGACGCCGGCAAGGAAGATGGGATCTTCGGGCCCGACACCGCCGGCGCGCTCACCGAGTTCCAGCGCAACGCCGGTCTGGGTTGTGACGGCATCTTCGGGCCCGACACCGCGCTGGCGCTCGGTCGCATCGGCGAGCTTCGCATCGGTACCCTCGCCGAGGGTTCGGTCGCGAGCGTCCGCGAGCGCGAAGCCCTGCGCCGCGGTCCGAACCGCATCGAGGGTCGGCGCGTCTTCCTCGCGGTCGCTCCGGGCCTCGATGCACTCGCCGACCGCGTGATGCGAGGCCTTCTCGAGGCGGGCGCCCTGGTGGTGCTCGACTCCTCCGGCAGCGACGACTCCGCGCTCGCTTCAGCTGCCAACCGCTACGGAGCCGACCTCTTCTTCGGGTTGAGACCTGGGGACGAGCCCGGCTGCCGCTGCTGTTTCTTCGAATCCGGGCAGTCCCGCTCGGAGGCCGGGTTCCATGTCGCGAAGGCGGTGAGCGACGAGCTCGGTGCCGTGCTCGCGACCACCGCTCACGTGTGCGGGCGTCGCCACACCGCGCTCCGCGAGACGAACATGGCCGCCGTGCTGTGCGAACCGGCGGCGCACGCCGACGTCGACGGAACGCGGCGTCTCGTGACGGCCGGCGGTGACGTCGCCCGCGCCATCGTGGTGGGGATCCGTCGGGGAGTCGAGGAGCCAGCCGACCTCGACACCTGAGCTGCCGAGAACCATCTAGTTGCAGGCGCAACTATGTGGTAGCCGGCGTGGTCGCTCCCTCGGTCATGAGCCGGTAGATCCGCTCGAGATCCTCGAGGGTCGAGAACTCCACGACCACTTTGCCCCGCGCCGCACCCATGCTGATCGTCACGCGCGTCTCGAGGTGATCGCCGAGCAGCTCCTCGAGCTCGAGCAGGCCCGGTGGCCGCAGTGCCCCGCGCCGCGACTTCGGGGGCGCCCCGGCACCTGCAGTGACCGTCGAGGGTTGGCGGTCGTGGGATCGGATCGCGTCCTCGACCGCGCGGACCGAGAGGTCGTCCTGGACGACGCGCCGCGCGAGCTGCTCCTGGAACGCTCGATCAGGAGTCGCGAGGAGCGCCCGTGCCTGCCCCATGTTCAGCCGGCCTTCGTGCACGAGCTTCTGGATCGACGGAGGGAGCTGCAGGAGACGGAGCGAGTTGGTGACGCTCGTCCGGCTCTTCCCCACCTGCGAGGCGACCGCATCGTGGGTCAACCCGAAGTCCTCGATGAGTTGTTGATACGCCGCTGCTTCATCCAGTGGGTTGAGTCCGTCGCGGTGGAGGTTCTCGACCAGCGCATGCTGGAGGGACGTGGCGTCGTCGGTTTCGCGGACGAGCGCCGGCATCATCTGGAGCCCCACGCGCCGCGCCGCGCGCCACCGGCGCTCCCCGGCGATCAGCTCGTAGCCGTCGCCGACCGGGCGAACAAGGACCGGCTGGAGTATCCCGACCTCTCGGATCGAATCGGCGAGCGCGCCGAGCGCTTCCTCGTCGAAGTGGTCACGGGGTTGGAAGCGGTTCGGCTGGATCGATGCCGTCGGCAGCTCTTCCAGGCCCACACCGGTGTCCGTATCGGCGTCGAGACTCGTCCCCGGAGGGATGAGCGCACCGAGTCCCTTACCCAGACCGCCGCGTCGCGCCACCGCTCACCTCTTTCGCCAGCTCTCGGTACGCCGTCGCTCCTCGCGACGACGGATCGAACACGATGATCGGTTGCCCGAACGACGGCGCCTCGGAGAGACGCACGGTCCTCGGGACGACCGTCTTGTACACCCTCGCGCCGAAGTGCTCCCGGACCTCGCTCTCGACCTGCTCGGCGAGCCTGGTTCGGGCGTCGTGCATCGTGAGCACGATGCCGCGGACGTCGAGGGTCGGGTTGAGGGATCGGATCATCGCCACGTTCTTCAGCAGCTGGCCGAGCCCCTCGAGAGCGTAGTACTCGCTCTGTACCGGGACGATCACGTCGTCGGCGGCGGCCAGCCCGTTCACCGTGAGGAGTCCGAGCGACGGCGGGCAGTCGATCAGGATCACGTCGTACTCGGAGCGCACGGAAGCGAGGGCCCGGCGGAGCTTGAGCTCACGGCTGAACGCCGAGACGAGCTCGATCTCGGCGCCCGCAAGGTCGATGGTGGCCGGGAGCACGAACAGGTTCTTGAGGCTGGTGGGCTCGACACAGTCGAGGGCCGGCGCGTCCATCATGAGCACGTCGTAGATCGACGACTCGACGTCGCGGGGGTTGATCCCGAGCCCGGTCGAGGCGTTGCCCTGGGGGTCGAGGTCGACGACCAGCACGCGGAAGCCGATCTCGGCGAGTGCGGCGCCCAGGTTCACTGCGGTGGTCGTCTTGCCGACGCCACCCTTCTGGTTGGCGATCGCGATGACGCGAGGAAGCGGCAGCTCGCCGGCATGTGCATGATCGGAGAGCGGGACGCTGGCAGGCTCGGGCTCCTCCACGATCTCCAGCTCCACGATCTCCAGCTCGACCTGCGCTGGCTCGACCTCCGCTGGCTCGACCTCGGGACCCGGTACAGGAGCCGCCCGGGCGGGTATGGGGTGGGGGTTGGCCGTGACCATCGCCTCCTCGTCCTCTCCAATTTCCGGTTCCTCGGCTTCCGGTGCGCGCTCACGTTCGCGCGGGAGGGCCGGGTCGACCTCGGGCGAGGAATTCGGCGATTCCGGTTCGGCCTCACCGTTCCCCGTGATCTGGGCATCCTCGACGTCGGTCGTCTCTTCCAACGATTCGATGCGGCGACGCCCGAACAGCCGCCGCCTCGGTCGCTGGTCAATCGGTTCCTCTGCCATCGACCGTCCAGGAGGTTGTGCCCGAGAACGCCAATCCTCGACTGCCCGGGGGCCGGGGTCAAGGATGTTCCACGTGAAACATCGCGGAACCCTCGATCAAGTGTTCCGGGTTTGGATGTTCCACGTGGAACAGTATCCGACGCGGCTACCAGCGCGGGGACTTCGCCGGCCGGCCATCTCGGCGAGGCCAGCGGTTATCGGGAGCCCCCTGCGCAACCATGACGACCACCCCCGCGCTGCCCGCCCGCACCGGAACGGCCGGGCCGAGACCCAGCTCGCCGAGCCCCTCCTCGGGCCACCGTCCTCCCTGGTCGGCCGTGCCCTCAGGCGGTTCCGACACGACCAGCAGCCCACCCGCCCCGAGGAAACCGACCGCGC is a window of Acidimicrobiia bacterium DNA encoding:
- a CDS encoding DegV family protein, which gives rise to MGIRVVTDSACDLPSPLVEALGIEVVPLTIRFGDEEFVDQVELSAADFWDRVEHFDGLPETAAPSPGAFEQHYRHLMERGATGIVCINLSSHLSGTMQSAQVAAAAVGAECPVQVIDSQSASMGQGNLCLTAARRAADGDSLESIVAEVVDRRDRTRLYATLDTLEHIRKSGRIGNARALLGSMLSIKPVIEIREGIVEEVQKVRTRSKALRALAAKAGEGKIEHLAVLHGNAPDLEEFLDLLDPIFPRDEIITGVVGPVIGTHAGPRVIGVSFQVVL
- a CDS encoding protein kinase, with product MLGGRYHLVEPLARGGMAAVWIADDPVLSRRVAVKILRDDLAADEGTRARFRHEAISAARLNHPNVVATYDTGDDGGTAYIVMELIDGPTVRQLLREQGRLPIREAIRIGVQVADALEAAHRAGIVHRDVKPPNVLVPPAGPVKVADFGIAKATGADDLTRTGTVMGTARYLAPEQVNGKPTDARTDVYGLGLLLYEMLCGRPPFGGATDVATAMARLTMSAPSIRAQRSNVPQSLDDVVHRCLARDPARRFASAGDARAALAAVRPDPRPALRSGTEPAPRPTPRPPRAVPTPRSGTKSAARRRSGVTWVWVVIVFLLAIAIAVTAFLVLRDDERGTSSTSPAPRSGTEPAPRSATEPAWHVDITVTITGAKLA
- a CDS encoding sigma-70 family RNA polymerase sigma factor, which encodes MRDDDADLAARASRGDRRALETLLDRHADRVHALCRRVLAHPEDALDATQEAMIAIARGITRFDGRSAFTTWLYRVATNAALDELRRKRRRPDPVDVSALDHAVPGPALDSSVSDRVDVDTALATIPSEFRVAVVLRDLCDLDYAEIAEALGIPPGTVRSRIARGRTLLATALGNPEAPSGRLSTDG
- a CDS encoding phage holin family protein, with the protein product MADWTTDAVDALEHAVGLVRDKTVVPAQKASRAVVFGFLVAFFVLVAVFMLAIALFRVLVILTGEVWLAYLILGGIFVIGGMFCWTLRTSKAKDTNA
- the trxB gene encoding thioredoxin-disulfide reductase, which produces MPETHELVIVGSGPAGLTAAVYAGRANLAPIVIEGIGAGGQLMLTTDVENYPGFPDGILGPELMMKFREQAERFGAEFVTADVDRVDLSSAPFGVWVGEREYRSRALIVSSGATARMLGLPNEQRLLGHGVSTCATCDGFFFREKPIAVVGGGDSAIEEALFLTKFATKVTIVHRRDELRASKIMQDRAFANPKIEFAWNAVVDDVLGDRSVESLRMRDTVTGAQSDLDVQGLFVAIGHDPTTALFRGQLDLDDDGYIVTAADSTRTSVKGVFACGDVQDRVYRQAITAAGSGCMAAMETERWLGEHAHAAH
- the trxA gene encoding thioredoxin, whose translation is MAEDIVILSDSTFDETVGGSETPVLVDFWAEWCGPCKMVAPTLVEIAGEQRGKLTVAKLNVDDNPDIARRYEVMSIPTLLVFKDGQPAKRIVGAKGKGALLQDLAEFIA
- a CDS encoding peptidoglycan-binding protein, with the translated sequence MSDPAVLRSGGSGEAVRDLQRRLLALGHQLPPEELGSFGPATERELRRFQERRSLRSDGICGRETWTALVESGFQLGDRMLYVRRPMLRGDDVSELQRRLNMLGFDAGKEDGIFGPDTAGALTEFQRNAGLGCDGIFGPDTALALGRIGELRIGTLAEGSVASVREREALRRGPNRIEGRRVFLAVAPGLDALADRVMRGLLEAGALVVLDSSGSDDSALASAANRYGADLFFGLRPGDEPGCRCCFFESGQSRSEAGFHVAKAVSDELGAVLATTAHVCGRRHTALRETNMAAVLCEPAAHADVDGTRRLVTAGGDVARAIVVGIRRGVEEPADLDT
- a CDS encoding ParB/RepB/Spo0J family partition protein; translation: MARRGGLGKGLGALIPPGTSLDADTDTGVGLEELPTASIQPNRFQPRDHFDEEALGALADSIREVGILQPVLVRPVGDGYELIAGERRWRAARRVGLQMMPALVRETDDATSLQHALVENLHRDGLNPLDEAAAYQQLIEDFGLTHDAVASQVGKSRTSVTNSLRLLQLPPSIQKLVHEGRLNMGQARALLATPDRAFQEQLARRVVQDDLSVRAVEDAIRSHDRQPSTVTAGAGAPPKSRRGALRPPGLLELEELLGDHLETRVTISMGAARGKVVVEFSTLEDLERIYRLMTEGATTPATT
- a CDS encoding AAA family ATPase, whose product is MPLPRVIAIANQKGGVGKTTTAVNLGAALAEIGFRVLVVDLDPQGNASTGLGINPRDVESSIYDVLMMDAPALDCVEPTSLKNLFVLPATIDLAGAEIELVSAFSRELKLRRALASVRSEYDVILIDCPPSLGLLTVNGLAAADDVIVPVQSEYYALEGLGQLLKNVAMIRSLNPTLDVRGIVLTMHDARTRLAEQVESEVREHFGARVYKTVVPRTVRLSEAPSFGQPIIVFDPSSRGATAYRELAKEVSGGATRRSG